The Sphingomicrobium aestuariivivum DNA window CCAAGTCGATCGCCCGCGGCTATGCGCATGAGGACATCCTCGCCTTCGCCGTCTGCCCCGGCTTCACCATGACCGGCATGGCGGAGGACTATCTGGACAGCCGCGGCGGCGACAAGCTTCTCGCCGACATCCCGCTCGGCCGCGTCGCCGACCCTTCGGAAATCGCCGAAACCATCCGCTGGCTCGCCGTTCAGGCGCCAGCAAGCGCCACCGGTGCCATCATCGACGTCAATGGAGCATCCTTTGTCCGCTAAGCGTATCGCCCTTCTTGCCAGCCTGCCGATCCTGCTCGCCGGCTGCACCATCACCACCGTGTCCTCGGGCACTCCTGCCGAAGAGGCCCCGCGCTTCTTCGAGGCCGCCGCTTATGGCGAGGCCTGCGGCAAGTGGGACGACTGGGACAAGCCCGCCCCGCCAGTGCGCGTCTATGGCGGCACCTATCTCGTCGGCACCTGCGGCATCACCTCGGTGCTCGTCACCAGCCATGAAGGCCATATGCTGATCGACAGCGGCACCGAGCGGGGCGCCGAGCTCGTCCTCGCCAATCTCGAGACCGTCGGCGTCAGCCCCAAGCACATCTACTGGATGAGCCACAGCCACGAGCATCACGACCATGTCGGCGGCATGGCCAAGTTGAAGGCACAGACGCAGGCGCGTGTCATCTCGGGCACCGCCGCCGAATTCCTCGAACTCGGCACCCTGTCGCCCGACGATCCCCAGTTCGGCATGCACGGC harbors:
- the bla gene encoding subclass B3 metallo-beta-lactamase, translated to MSAKRIALLASLPILLAGCTITTVSSGTPAEEAPRFFEAAAYGEACGKWDDWDKPAPPVRVYGGTYLVGTCGITSVLVTSHEGHMLIDSGTERGAELVLANLETVGVSPKHIYWMSHSHEHHDHVGGMAKLKAQTQARVISGTAAEFLELGTLSPDDPQFGMHGRYDAVDVDDLLVDGEQVAVGDTVLTMYETPGHSPGALTWTWEECEASGCLTIVYADSLSAVSRDGFAFTDNPQLLAAYRDSIDLIEQLDCDILLTPHPSASGMVSRMRTGNLVDATACATYAGELRDKLEVRIAEETGEMLEERMMETSVPTL